From Verrucomicrobiota bacterium, one genomic window encodes:
- a CDS encoding DUF1800 domain-containing protein: MLKPLPVKKWNFTTAAHLLNRAGFGGPPAEIDKLVDLGLDKAVTQLVDYENIPDPTPNPDWAKPDPNRAQKFKELRESTPEQRKKLQQAERQMQQQQITELRGWWLQRMAKGPRPLQEKMTLFWHGHFATSVEKVRDAYLMWRQNELFRRLVTGDWLDMLVRVAQDPAMLIWLDQAQSRKEHPNENFAREVMELFALGEGHYSEKDISEAARALTGWSYDRIKQRFVERPNVHDDGEKTVLGRTGNLDGKEFLEQVVAQPQSARFITAKIWNFFAGQPASDELVTAMADVFRKANNNFKPLLHALFRSEEFYSDNIIRNQVKSPVQWLVGSVRVLERELPPPVVCFSLTRNLGQDLFAPPNVKGWDGGLSWITTNNLLARYNESAMLVLGDKSMLAGLSFGKAKAPMKRQQQMQRRLENLPLVTVSPEKILTAEERKNKDALIAALEKRLLQGKLKEKQEKVLHEFLDSQGALDDQVVLEAVRLIMSTPEYQLT; this comes from the coding sequence ATGTTGAAACCATTGCCTGTTAAGAAATGGAATTTCACAACTGCGGCGCATCTACTGAACCGCGCCGGCTTCGGCGGCCCGCCGGCTGAAATCGATAAACTGGTGGACCTTGGGCTCGACAAGGCGGTTACTCAACTGGTCGATTACGAAAACATTCCTGATCCCACGCCCAATCCGGATTGGGCCAAGCCCGACCCCAACCGCGCCCAAAAGTTCAAGGAACTCCGGGAGAGCACGCCGGAGCAGCGGAAGAAATTGCAGCAGGCCGAAAGGCAGATGCAACAGCAACAAATTACTGAGTTGCGTGGCTGGTGGTTGCAGCGGATGGCCAAAGGGCCGCGTCCGCTGCAGGAGAAGATGACACTTTTTTGGCACGGCCATTTCGCCACCAGCGTTGAAAAGGTGAGAGACGCCTACCTTATGTGGCGGCAGAACGAACTTTTCCGTCGTCTGGTCACTGGCGATTGGTTGGATATGTTGGTCCGGGTCGCGCAAGACCCGGCCATGTTGATCTGGCTGGATCAGGCTCAGAGCAGGAAGGAGCATCCCAACGAGAATTTCGCCCGCGAAGTCATGGAGTTGTTCGCGCTTGGAGAGGGGCATTACTCGGAGAAGGACATCTCGGAAGCCGCGCGTGCCCTGACGGGTTGGAGCTACGACCGCATCAAGCAAAGATTTGTTGAACGCCCGAACGTGCATGATGACGGTGAAAAGACAGTGCTGGGGCGCACCGGCAATCTCGACGGCAAAGAATTTCTGGAGCAAGTCGTAGCACAACCACAGTCCGCCCGCTTCATTACCGCAAAGATTTGGAACTTCTTTGCCGGACAACCTGCATCGGACGAATTGGTCACGGCCATGGCCGATGTGTTTCGCAAGGCGAATAATAATTTCAAACCGCTTCTCCATGCCCTGTTTCGCAGCGAAGAGTTTTACTCGGACAACATCATCCGCAATCAGGTGAAGAGTCCGGTGCAATGGTTGGTGGGCAGCGTGCGCGTGTTGGAGCGTGAATTGCCGCCGCCCGTGGTTTGCTTTAGTCTTACGCGAAATCTGGGCCAGGATTTGTTTGCGCCTCCGAACGTCAAAGGCTGGGACGGCGGTCTGAGTTGGATCACGACCAACAACCTGCTCGCCCGCTACAACGAATCCGCCATGCTTGTTCTGGGTGACAAGTCCATGCTGGCCGGATTGAGTTTCGGAAAAGCGAAGGCGCCGATGAAAAGGCAACAACAGATGCAGAGGCGCTTGGAGAATCTGCCTTTGGTGACCGTTTCACCCGAAAAAATCCTGACGGCGGAAGAACGGAAGAACAAGGACGCGTTGATCGCCGCTTTGGAAAAGCGTTTGCTCCAAGGGAAACTGAAGGAAAAACAGGAAAAAGTCCTTCACGAATTTCTGGATTCGCAAGGCGCGCTGGATGACCAGGTGGTTTTGGAAGCGGTCCGGCTGATTATGAGCACGCCCGAATATCAACTGACCTGA
- a CDS encoding Uma2 family endonuclease: MHGRICACLRVAIENFNGSHQLGVVLDSSMGFWMFNRNCRAPDISFVPKARLRSLNFKPSAQTCFPGAPDLAVAVLSPKNTRAKRLTRG; encoded by the coding sequence TTGCACGGTCGAATTTGCGCCTGTCTGCGGGTCGCCATTGAAAACTTCAACGGCAGTCACCAACTCGGTGTTGTTCTCGACTCCAGCATGGGCTTCTGGATGTTCAATCGCAACTGCCGCGCGCCGGACATCTCCTTCGTTCCAAAGGCGCGGCTTAGGTCCCTCAATTTCAAACCGTCCGCGCAAACTTGCTTCCCGGGGGCACCAGACTTGGCTGTCGCAGTGCTGTCGCCGAAAAACACCCGCGCAAAGAGATTGACGCGCGGTTGA
- a CDS encoding DUF167 domain-containing protein: MTDGIPGFLRVQSDGLLLSVKLQPRASANQIGEPLGNELRIKVTAPPVDAAANEALLRLLAETLDRPRNCIELVRGHTSRHKVLKLHGISVATAVAKLTAAQ, from the coding sequence ATGACTGATGGGATCCCCGGCTTCTTGCGCGTCCAGTCCGACGGCCTTCTGCTGTCCGTGAAATTGCAACCGCGCGCTTCGGCCAACCAGATCGGCGAACCGTTGGGAAATGAATTGCGCATCAAGGTCACGGCGCCGCCGGTCGATGCGGCGGCGAACGAGGCGTTGCTGCGTCTCCTGGCGGAAACCCTGGATCGCCCGCGCAATTGCATCGAATTGGTGCGCGGTCACACCTCCCGTCACAAAGTCCTCAAGCTGCATGGCATTTCGGTTGCGACGGCGGTCGCAAAATTAACCGCGGCTCAATGA
- a CDS encoding carotenoid biosynthesis protein, whose protein sequence is MASSQNDKPFSLARVLRVPLLVLFLLLWLGVVLLMFLLHLPLPDDWQWVTALFLASATATTLVAMTRRLPAQNVAVAAGLIAFVSGVVQAVGAATGIPFGAYVYTDNVGPRLFDTLPLLMPLVWIVAIINSRGVARLMLRPWRKTKLYGFRVIGLTCLLVTLLDFGLEPFATKVNRFWIWQTPATVLAWHTAPWINFFGWAMTTLLILVVATPWFIVKRSAGQPPDYHPLIVWLSLILLFAAGTAGHQLWWAAGSSVLAGVLVTIFALRGARW, encoded by the coding sequence ATGGCCTCATCACAGAATGACAAACCGTTTTCCCTGGCACGGGTGTTGCGCGTGCCGCTGTTGGTTTTGTTCCTCCTGCTGTGGCTGGGCGTCGTCCTATTGATGTTTTTGCTGCACCTCCCCCTGCCCGACGATTGGCAATGGGTGACGGCCCTCTTCCTCGCGTCGGCCACCGCGACAACTCTGGTTGCCATGACGCGGCGTTTGCCCGCCCAAAACGTGGCGGTGGCGGCGGGGTTGATCGCATTTGTTTCCGGCGTCGTTCAGGCCGTCGGTGCGGCCACAGGCATTCCCTTTGGTGCTTACGTTTACACCGACAATGTTGGCCCACGACTCTTCGACACGCTCCCGCTGCTGATGCCGCTGGTGTGGATCGTGGCGATCATCAATTCGCGCGGCGTCGCCCGATTGATGCTGCGACCCTGGCGCAAAACCAAACTCTACGGCTTTCGCGTCATCGGGCTGACGTGCCTGCTGGTAACGCTGCTGGATTTCGGATTGGAACCGTTCGCCACCAAAGTGAATCGATTTTGGATCTGGCAGACCCCGGCGACGGTTCTTGCCTGGCACACGGCACCGTGGATCAACTTTTTCGGCTGGGCCATGACTACGTTGTTGATTCTGGTGGTTGCCACCCCATGGTTCATCGTCAAGCGATCCGCCGGTCAACCACCCGACTATCATCCGCTCATCGTGTGGTTGTCGCTGATCTTGCTGTTCGCGGCCGGCACCGCCGGACACCAGCTTTGGTGGGCTGCCGGTTCCAGTGTGCTGGCGGGTGTTCTCGTAACGATCTTCGCCCTGCGTGGCGCCCGCTGGTGA
- a CDS encoding DUF1501 domain-containing protein produces the protein MKTELTLKTRREFLRTTLLGGAVSWTAPSFLANTFAALQADAADSATQITTGHDSTILVVLQMAGGNDGLNTVVPYANDFYQDARPKIRLSGNDVLKINDQVGLHPNLDSFKELYDNGNLSIVQGVGYPNPNRSHFRSTEIWQTATDSNRYGKYGWIGSYFDHTCSGCDPTVGVNIGRQMPQAFAAKKPKGVSLDNPQNYRFMSPEGTEQSFRKMNQPDENMTDTSADDNSGGTIGAISGHAHHSGSALDFLERTALDAQVSSDKIRALSNKVENKAVYPGSQLANALKLVARLIGGGLPARIFYVSQGGYDTHTNQVPTQDRLLKDLGDSVQAFVEDMSAQGNMQRVLVMTFSEFGRRVAENANGGTDHGAAAPMFVIGEKVKAGLLGKYPSLAPDDLVNGDLKYTVDFRSVYAGVLEGWLKTPSAPILGKKFEPLICT, from the coding sequence ATGAAAACGGAACTCACACTTAAAACGCGACGGGAATTTCTGCGCACGACGCTGTTGGGCGGCGCGGTTTCGTGGACGGCGCCCTCGTTTTTGGCCAACACATTTGCGGCGTTGCAAGCCGACGCCGCGGATTCCGCCACGCAAATCACCACGGGCCACGATTCCACAATTCTGGTTGTTCTCCAGATGGCCGGCGGCAATGACGGACTGAACACCGTCGTGCCGTACGCCAATGATTTTTATCAGGACGCGCGCCCCAAAATTCGTTTGTCCGGCAACGATGTGTTGAAGATCAACGATCAGGTCGGGCTGCATCCAAACCTCGACAGTTTCAAGGAACTCTACGACAACGGAAATCTCTCGATCGTTCAGGGCGTCGGCTATCCGAATCCGAATCGCTCCCATTTCCGCTCGACAGAAATCTGGCAGACGGCGACCGACTCCAACCGGTATGGCAAATACGGCTGGATCGGCAGTTATTTCGACCACACCTGTTCCGGTTGTGATCCAACCGTCGGCGTGAACATCGGCCGCCAGATGCCGCAGGCCTTTGCCGCCAAGAAGCCCAAAGGTGTCAGCTTGGACAATCCGCAAAACTATCGCTTCATGAGCCCCGAAGGCACCGAGCAATCGTTCCGGAAAATGAACCAACCTGACGAGAACATGACTGACACTTCCGCGGATGATAACTCCGGCGGCACGATTGGCGCCATTTCCGGTCACGCACATCACAGCGGATCGGCGCTCGACTTTCTGGAACGTACGGCGCTCGATGCCCAGGTCAGCTCTGACAAAATCCGCGCCCTCAGCAACAAAGTCGAAAACAAGGCCGTCTATCCGGGTTCCCAACTGGCCAATGCGCTCAAACTTGTGGCGCGCCTGATTGGTGGCGGTCTGCCGGCGCGCATTTTTTACGTTTCACAGGGCGGTTACGACACGCACACCAATCAGGTGCCGACGCAGGACCGTTTGCTGAAAGACTTGGGCGATTCAGTGCAGGCGTTCGTTGAAGACATGAGCGCGCAAGGGAATATGCAACGTGTGTTGGTGATGACCTTCAGCGAATTTGGCCGCCGCGTGGCGGAAAATGCCAATGGTGGCACGGATCACGGTGCCGCCGCGCCGATGTTCGTCATTGGCGAAAAGGTCAAAGCCGGACTGTTGGGCAAATATCCGAGTCTCGCGCCCGACGACCTGGTGAATGGTGATTTGAAATACACCGTCGATTTCCGCTCCGTCTATGCCGGGGTTCTTGAAGGCTGGTTGAAAACCCCCAGCGCTCCGATTCTGGGCAAAAAGTTTGAACCGTTAATTTGCACATAG